The following are encoded in a window of Hippoglossus stenolepis isolate QCI-W04-F060 chromosome 10, HSTE1.2, whole genome shotgun sequence genomic DNA:
- the LOC118116853 gene encoding mitochondrial basic amino acids transporter yields MALDFAAGCVGGAAGVLVGHPFDTVKVRLQVQNVDKPLYRGTIHCFQSIIRQESTLGLYKGIGSPMMGLAFINAIVFGVQGNAMRKLGRDTPLNQFLAGASAGTIQCVICCPMELAKTRMQLQGTGEKKSKTKLYKNSLDCLVRIYRREGIRGINRGMVTTLLRETPGFGVYFLTYDVLTRALDCEPEQPYMIPKLLFAGGMSGIASWLSTYPVDVIKSRLQADGVGGVNQYSGIMDCVRQSLKKEGWRVFTRGLTSTLLRAFPVNATTFATVTLFLIYMREGEECRIQDPEPPSVQLQPLQPQTQPTSM; encoded by the exons ATGGCATTGGACTTCGCCGCGGGCTGCGTGGGAG GTGCTGCTGGTGTTTTGGTCGGGCATCCATTTGACACTGTGAAG GTGCGGCTTCAAGTTCAAAATGTGGACAAACCTCTGTACCGTGGAACAATTCACTGCTTCCAGTCCATCATACGCCAGGAGTCG ACGCTCGGCCTGTACAAAGGCATCGGCTCACCAATGATGGGTTTGGCCTTCATCAACGCCATAGTCTTTGGTGTCCAGGGCAACGCCATGCGCAAGCTCGGCCGTGACACACCCCTCAACCAGTTCCTGGCAGGAGCCTCAGCAGGAACCATCCAGTGTGTCATCTGCTGCCCGATGGAGCTGGCCAAGACACGCATGCAACTACAGGGGACTGGAGAGAAGAAGTCTAAGACGAAGCTCTACAAGAACTCCCTGGACTGTCTGGTGAGAATCTACAGGAGGGAGGGAATCCGAGGTATCAACCGCGGCATGGTGACCACCCTGCTGCGCGAGACACCTGGTTTCGGCGTGTATTTTCTCACATACGACGTGTTGACACGTGCCCTGGACTGCGAGCCAGAACAACCGTACATGATCCCCAAGCTGCTGTTCGCTGGAGGAATGTCGGGCATCGCTTCCTGGCTCTCCACCTATCCCGTGGACGTGATTAAGTCACGCCTCCAGGCGGACGGGGTCGGCGGAGTCAACCAGTACAGCGGCATCATGGACTGTGTGAGACAGAGCTTGAAGAAGGAGGGGTGGAGGGTGTTCACACGTGGGCTCACGTCCACTTTGCTCCGCGCGTTTCCGGTGAATGCCACCACGTTTGCCACCGTGACTCTATTTTTAATATACATGCGCGAGGGAGAAGAGTGTCGTATTCAGGACCCTGAGCCACCGTCCGTccagctgcagcctctgcagccacagacacagCCGACCAGCATGTGA